In Posidoniimonas polymericola, the sequence CCGGCGCCCTGGTAGCCGCCCCAGATGCCGTTGACGTCGCAGGTTGGGCGGGCCCAGCGGCGTTCGAGCGTGGTGTAGCCCTCCTCGCCCGACAGGCCGTCGACGGCGAGCTGCTTCATGAACCGCGCTTCGTCGAACGGCAGCCCGGCGAACTCGTCGCGTTCGCGCTGCTCGAGCGGCACGACGTCGTCGTAGAAGCCGGGGATCTGGATGCGGCCCTGGTCGTCCGTCAGCGAGCCGAGCAGCTTGGCCAGTGTGTTGACCGGGTTGGTGACCGCGCCGCCGAAGCTGCCGGAGTGCAGGTCCTGCTTCGGGCCGGTCAGGAAGATCTCGTAGTAGGCGATGCCGCGGAGGCCGTAGGTGATGGCCGGCAACCCGGGGGCGAACTGGCCGCTGTCGCTGATCACGACGCAGTCGCACGCCAGGCGGTCCTTGTTGTTCTCGATAAACGGCCCGATGTTCTCGCTGCCGACCTCCTCTTCGCCCTCGATCAAGAACTTCAGCTGCAGCGGCAGCTTGCCCTCGGTCGCCAGCACGGCGGCGGCGCCCTCGAGATGGGTGAGCATCTGCCCCTTGTCGTCGGTGGCGCCGCGGGCGTAGACGTTGCCGTCGCGGACCGTTGGCTCGAACGGCGGGGTGATCCACTCGTCCAGCGGGTCGGGCGGCTGCACGTCGTAGTGGCCGTAGACCAGCACGGTCGGCGCGCCGGCGACAGGGGGCGTCTCGGCGTAGACCAGCGGGTGGCCGTTGGTGGGGATCACCTCCGGCTCGAGGCCCATCCCGCGGATGCGGTCGGCGACCCACTGGGCGGCCTGGGCGACATCGTCCTTGTGGGCGGGGTCGGCGCTGACGCTGGGGATGCGGAGCAGCTCGAAGAGTCGCTCCTCGCGGGCGGCCTGCTGCGAATCTAGGTAGTCGGCAATCTTGCCCATATATCTCGGCGGAGAGCAGGAGTGAGGGGGAGCTGTACTGGCGCCGGCACATGGCCGGCGGCGAAACGGTTCAATATACTGTCGCATTTAGACCGCCACCACCGTACACCCCCTAGGGTGAGCCCATGGATGATGACACCGCCCCCGACGACCCCGGCCGCAACGACCCAGGAGTCGAGGACCCAGGCGCCGGGGTTGTGGTCGCCCCCAAGCCCGCCCCGCAGAAGGAAGAGGACCGCCCGCCGATCCCGAAGTACAACGTCGTGCTGTGGGACAGCGACGACCACACCTACGAGTACGTCGAGAAGATGATGAAGGACCTGTTCGGCTACTCCGACCAGCAGTGCCTGAAGCTCGCCGAGACCGTCGACAAGCACGGCCGCGCGATCGTCATCACCACCACCAAGGAGCACGCCGAACTCAAACGCGACCAGGTGCACGCCTTCGGTACCGACCTGTACATCAAGAACTGCAAGGGATCGATGAAGGCGACGATCGAGGAAGTGAGCTGATTGCGGATCTCGGATTGCAGATTGCGGATTGCTCTAAATCACGGCCGCGCGGGCTGAGGGACGAGATGTCGAAGCAGGACGAATTCAAGCAGCGCACCAAGGCGTTCGGGCTGCGAGTGATCCGGCTGGTGCAGAGTCTCGGCGACGACCGCGTGAGCCGTGTGATCGGCAACCAGTTGCTCCGGTCGGGCACGTCGGTTGGCGCCAACTACCGCGGGGCTTGCCGGGCAAGGTCGGCGGCAGAGTTTCGTGCGAAGCTCGGCATCTGCGAAGAAGAGTGTGATGAGTCGATTTACTGGATCGAGCTGCTTGTCGATTCTGACTTGGTGAAAGAAGAGCTCGTGGCCCCGCTGCTCTCGGAAGCAGATGAGTTGTTGGCGATGATCGTGGCCTCGATCAACACGTCCCGAAACAAGTAGTCCGCAATCCGAAATCCCCAATCTCCAATCCGCAATGCTCCTCCGCACCCACACCCTCGGCTGCAAGGTCAACCAGTACGAAACCGAGTACGTCCGCGAGGGGCTGGCCACCATCGGCTACCGCGACGCGGGCGAGGGCGAGCAGGCCGACCTGTGCATCGTCAACACCTGCACGGTGACCGGCGAGGGCGACTCGAAGAGCCGGCAGGTCATCCGCCGACTGGCGCGGGACAACCCGGCGTCGAAGATCGTGGTGATGGGCTGCTACGCCACCCGTGCGCCGGAGGAAGTCGCCGCGCTGCCCAACGTCACCCAGGTGCTGACCGACAAGCGTGAGCTGGGCGACCTGC encodes:
- a CDS encoding dipeptidase, whose protein sequence is MGKIADYLDSQQAAREERLFELLRIPSVSADPAHKDDVAQAAQWVADRIRGMGLEPEVIPTNGHPLVYAETPPVAGAPTVLVYGHYDVQPPDPLDEWITPPFEPTVRDGNVYARGATDDKGQMLTHLEGAAAVLATEGKLPLQLKFLIEGEEEVGSENIGPFIENNKDRLACDCVVISDSGQFAPGLPAITYGLRGIAYYEIFLTGPKQDLHSGSFGGAVTNPVNTLAKLLGSLTDDQGRIQIPGFYDDVVPLEQRERDEFAGLPFDEARFMKQLAVDGLSGEEGYTTLERRWARPTCDVNGIWGGYQGAGAKTVLPARAGAKVSFRLVPNQHPKDIYQALKQHLESQLPPGIKLELVDHHGGAGVKFPLDSPYMAAASKAIEQGFGTKPVFIREGGSIPIVDDFARKLDADVLLLGWGLDDDNTHSPNEKFCLADFHRGVRSSAALWLEMASAS
- a CDS encoding ATP-dependent Clp protease adaptor ClpS; the protein is MDDDTAPDDPGRNDPGVEDPGAGVVVAPKPAPQKEEDRPPIPKYNVVLWDSDDHTYEYVEKMMKDLFGYSDQQCLKLAETVDKHGRAIVITTTKEHAELKRDQVHAFGTDLYIKNCKGSMKATIEEVS
- a CDS encoding four helix bundle protein codes for the protein MSKQDEFKQRTKAFGLRVIRLVQSLGDDRVSRVIGNQLLRSGTSVGANYRGACRARSAAEFRAKLGICEEECDESIYWIELLVDSDLVKEELVAPLLSEADELLAMIVASINTSRNK